The genomic stretch CATTCTATATAATATATCGGCATTTTTGAGAGGAAACCTTAAGAGGCTTTTTTTGCGAAAAATATTTTCTTATTTTCCAGGAAGGCTTGATAATATAGCCTTTATAACTTCACCGAGAATTGCTAGAATCATATAGCATATATTCTGGACAAGCCTTGCATATTTGTAAGCATCCTCCTTTAGAAAAGAAAAAATCTCATTACGCCTTTTATATTTCTTCTCTAGTTCTGGTTGAGGTTTAATGAACGCTTGATCAAGCTCTTCTAATTGCCGAATGGATTCCAAAAGCCCATGCAAAGGGGTCTTTAACCCATGGGAAGATGTATAATAAATAAGCCTTTCAGTATCAGCCATTTCCTCCCTTCTTTTGATATAACTTGCCACCTCAAGGCAAATGGCAATAATAGAGGCTAATATCTCAAGGTATCCCTCATCCTCTTTTGAAAAATTTAAGCCTTTATCTACCCTTCCATTTTTCTTTTTATTCTCAACCTTGATTATCCCCAATAATCTATCTCCTGGGTTAATGATTGGAACACCCAACCAAGAAAAGCATCTACCCAAAGAAAGATAAGGCCGGGATTGGCTCCTTCCGCTATAGCTAGGATGTTTTTCTATTTCTTCTCCAGCCAAAGAGAGAGGCTCCTTTTTTTCCGCTACAAACCCAGAAAGCCCTGTTTTTTCTCCCTTAGCAATCTCAAGCCTAACATTTGTAATATCCATTGGGAATGATTTATTATTATGAGAAATCCATCCTCTGGCTAGCTCTAAGTAATTAAGATTATCCTTGCTTACCAAGAATAAACTGCATGCCTCTGCCTCTAATTCCTCTGTTACAGATTTAACAACCTCGTCCATTAGAGAAGTGGTATCGGAAAGCTTAGACATAAGGTTTTTAGTCAAATTAGCAAGCGAGTTCCATCTCTTGATAATAGATTGATTGATGCGCACAGATAATTCTATATGTTTTAGAATATTATTTCTTATTTCTTCAAGCAACCCCTCTTTCTTACTTTCCATATTTAGGATTGCAAATGGCTTATTTTTAGAATCTAATAATGGAAGGACTGAACGATATATACCCCCTTTCTCTTGAAAGACCTTTGGATATTCTCCTTTTTGGGCAGAAGAAAAAATATTTTTTAATTCTTCCCTTTTAAAAC from bacterium encodes the following:
- a CDS encoding GAF domain-containing protein, giving the protein MEIEKNLLLDLIYNFYCKYDHIDDIVKAIREGFKQHYEAESCFLLIDDGSFEPIIPCDLYSTNKITHCFKREELKNIFSSAQKGEYPKVFQEKGGIYRSVLPLLDSKNKPFAILNMESKKEGLLEEIRNNILKHIELSVRINQSIIKRWNSLANLTKNLMSKLSDTTSLMDEVVKSVTEELEAEACSLFLVSKDNLNYLELARGWISHNNKSFPMDITNVRLEIAKGEKTGLSGFVAEKKEPLSLAGEEIEKHPSYSGRSQSRPYLSLGRCFSWLGVPIINPGDRLLGIIKVENKKKNGRVDKGLNFSKEDEGYLEILASIIAICLEVASYIKRREEMADTERLIYYTSSHGLKTPLHGLLESIRQLEELDQAFIKPQPELEKKYKRRNEIFSFLKEDAYKYARLVQNICYMILAILGEVIKAILSSLPGK